In the genome of Bacteroides mediterraneensis, the window TTCACAACAATTTATCACGGTAGAAGGTTCAATGCCTCCTGTACCTCCGTCGATAATCAGGTCGGTCACACTGCCGAACTTTTCATCAATCAGTTCCGGGTCGGTGATGTATTCAATGTCCTCTCCCTTTTCCAGCGGAAGGGTAGTGGTCAGAATCGGGGCATCGAGCAGGCGGCAGATTTCGCGGATGATGGGGCTGTCGGGTACACGGATACCCACTTCTTTTCGGTTGCGGAAAATTTTGGGCAACCGGCTGTTGGCGTTCAGAATGAAGGTGAACGGACCGGGCAGGTTACGTTTCATCAGCTTGAAAGTGGCGTTGCTCACCTGTGCGTATTCGCTGATGTTGCTCAGGTCGTAGCAGATGATGGACAGGTTGTGCTTGCGCGGGTCGATATTTTTCAGCTTGCAGATA includes:
- a CDS encoding L-threonylcarbamoyladenylate synthase, coding for MILKLYPKNNRPEDLQRVVDLLNDGGILIYPTDTVYAIGCHALKERPIERICKLKNIDPRKHNLSIICYDLSNISEYAQVSNATFKLMKRNLPGPFTFILNANSRLPKIFRNRKEVGIRVPDSPIIREICRLLDAPILTTTLPLEKGEDIEYITDPELIDEKFGSVTDLIIDGGTGGIEPSTVINCCEEVPEIVREGKGILKE